Proteins from a genomic interval of Schistocerca piceifrons isolate TAMUIC-IGC-003096 chromosome 3, iqSchPice1.1, whole genome shotgun sequence:
- the LOC124789421 gene encoding UDP-glucosyltransferase 2-like, whose translation MMTGLLLVMLSVLGASDAAKILSVVAFPTVSHQLPLRMISLELAKRGHQVTFITTDPSKKSIANFTEVDISASYKFLRTSATTWDWMTMVHLTATDNIYSWKEQFRGICESELSAPDMVEFIKSPPKFDLVILERLLSPCFYGLVHKVGSPPLVGYISINAGVPSLWTDGNPSNPAYIPSFMVPFSHHMSFWERLYMTWVWLYTNYRYFYVMMPHQEEIKRKYFGPDVPSVYETEKNFSLMLMGNHFSINYPRPYLPHMIELTGLHVEPNPAPLPKDLQEWLDGAEHGAVYFSMGSTVIGSSMPEDKRLAFLEGFRKIPQRVLWKWEADMDDLPPNVKVSKWLPQQSVLAHPNVRVFITQGGLQSFNEAAYHGVPLLGIPFFGDQQHNVAKMVDAGVGIELKLWDVTKDTISDGIRTIIEDKRFSENMKRLSAVYREHKEESLPKAVKWIEYVLRHNGAPHLRSGGRDLAWYQYLLLDVVAFVLAVVMAFCIALYHIASFLIHKFFKSKKLKTN comes from the exons ATGATGACCGGTCTGTTGCTGGTGATGCTGTCGGTGCTGGGAGCCTCGGATGCGGCCAAGATCCTGTCCGTCGTGGCGTTCCCGACCGTCAGTCACCAACTACCCCTCAGGATGATAAGTCTGGAGCTGGCCAAGAGAGGCCACCAGGTCACCTTCATCACCACCGACCCGTCCAAG AAAAGCATCGCCAACTTTACAGAAGTTGACATATCTGCGTCGTACAAGTTTCTGAGAACAAGTGCAACCACCTGGGACTGGATGACGATGGTTCATTTGACAGCAACCGATAACATATATTCGTGGAAGGAACAGTTCCGTGGTATTTGTGAGAGCGAACTGAGTGCTCCAGATATGGTGGAATtcataaa GTCACCTCCAAAATTCGACTTGGTCATTTTGGAACGGTTGCTGTCGCCGTGCTTCTACGGTTTGGTTCATAAAGTGGGCTCCCCGCCTCTCGTCGGGTACATCAGCATAAACGCAGGCGTACCCAGCCTCTGGACCGATGGAAACCCCAGCAATCCCGCTTACATTCCAAGCTTTATGGTGCCCTTTTCACACCACATGTCATTCTGGGAGAGGCTTTACATGACATGGGTATGGCTCTACACGAACTATCGCTACTTCTACGTAATGATGCCGCACCAAGAAGAAATCAAGAGGAAATATTTCGGGCCTGACGTTCCATCAgtttatgaaactgaaaaaaatttcagtttgatgCTTATGGGTAACCATTTCAGTATAAACTACCCTCGACCGTACCTGCCGCACATGATAGAACTGACTGGACTACATGTGGAACCAAACCCAGCACCTCTTCCTAAG GACCTACAGGAGTGGCTGGATGGAGCAGAACATGGCGCCGTATACTTCAGTATGGGTTCCACTGTCATAGGGAGTTCGATGCCTGAAGATAAAAGACTGGCATTTCTCGAGGGTTTCAGAAAAATTCCACAGAGGGTGCTGTGGAAGTGGGAGGCCGACATGGACGACCTGCCGCCCAACGTCAAAGTCTCAAAGTGGCTGCCTCAGCAGTCTGTACTGG CACACCCCAATGTCCGTGTGTTCATCACTCAGGGCGGTCTGCAGAGCTTTAACGAGGCAGCCTATCACGGAGTTCCTCTACTGGGGATTCCCTTCTTCGGCGACCAGCAACATAATGTAGCGAAAATGGTCGACGCCGGTGTTGGCATAGAGCTCAAATTGTGGGACGTCACAAAAGACACGATTTCGGACGGTATTCGAACGATTATTGAGGATAAAAG attcaGCGAGAACATGAAGCGGTTGTCAGCTGTATACCGTGAGCATAAGGAAGAGAGCCTGCCTAAAGCTGTGAAGTGGATCGAGTATGTACTTCGCCACAATGGAGCCCCACATCTGCGTAGTGGTGGAAGAGACTTGGCCTGGTACCAATACCTGCTGCTAGATGTCGTTGCCTTCGTGCTGGCAGTTGTAATGGCCTTTTGTATAGCTCTCTACCACATTGCTAGCTTTCTAATCCACAAATTTTTTAAATCCAAGAAACTGAAAACGAACTGA